A genomic window from Osmia bicornis bicornis chromosome 6, iOsmBic2.1, whole genome shotgun sequence includes:
- the LOC114877339 gene encoding protein pigeon isoform X3: MLENLAAKLCLLLPEKAHSAEQWKLLGQEKDGSLLVGWTEETLEESVSTLYTVIGHYDRINDKLQVLHQFSEVLNIVQATINQSRTVFGYVIKQKVNLDKSIESEEEKDQSISTEIEMYEAYVAELKGEEVKIHNLDAKRSKQVRIQFLYKEKEHGKWDKFLLLIHQECILIYTILFDTSTSDFQPIQELKSESLVKEFIWAQWDMINQVLYHIHHRRIPVSLDSEDEDGKENKSVRTNPTLSGLQFHADLPHETVLNIPLNLPQLSTSSNCGTYEDDVIPLRVHDCSLDLIVISDSKGMVCVCHHYLYRPVKPQQHVLNSLSESNTVHFAYSVTLLHHSCVIHCVIPGIPWSQAKLIRPTFAIYEHDYIIVLVQGLFTHLLEIGTNHEPCCHILCGPLTTLPSHASYLVPLLELENNNKGSKKKYDIAALEGNTSLSNVNILTIDLPTLDLVQLTISPDFLTEVFRKETSVEVRLGILHYFLCHKNDLDIISELVCTIAEKPRSLEIVRYMQEILIGGSYALVQKNLLADAIPLLALLPVTTMEEYTSFEIKVNDLNITLSHEKLWNTSVMLLSPQQRLIPYRSDLWTKLWDQLSKNNGDKARFKPSKIAEKLLVSLACYQPEALSRSSTPMSPSGGLVVATVSLGDLTSGRNSKLLDSGLPFNEMESCTASKQEHIVSVNLRELSMYLLKHGTQTSITHIQGSCTPLHVHAMATRHVAAQLETSRVLCQMLCRAASVDPRIEQERGFIL, from the exons TTGGATGGACAGAGGAAACTCTAGAGGAGAGTGTGAGCACATTGTATACTGTTATAGGCCATTATGACCGgattaatgataaattacaA GTGTTGCACCAATTCTCAGaagtattaaatattgtacaaGCAACAATAAATCAAAGTAGAACTGTTTTTGGGTATGTGATAAAACAAAAAGTTAATTTAGATAAAAGTATAGAAtctgaagaagaaaaggatcaAAGTATATCAACTGAGATCGAAATGTATGAAGCATATGTAGCAGAATTAAAAGGAGAGGAAGTAAAAATCCATAATTTAGATGCAAAAAGGTCTAAGCAAGTGAGAATTCAATTCttatataaagaaaaagaacatgGCAAATGGGACAAATTCTTGTTATTAATTCACCAAGAAT GTATTCTAATATATACCATATTGTTTgatacatctacatcagattttCAACCAATACAGGAATTAAAATCTGAATCACTGGTTAAAGAATTTATTTGGGCTCAATGGGATATGATAAATCAGGTTTTGTATCATATACATCATAGACGAATTCCAGTGAGTTTAGATTCAGAGGATGAGGAtgggaaagaaaataaatctgtGAGAACCAATCCAACGCTTAGCGGTCTTCAATTTCATGCCGATCTGCCACATGAAACAGTG CTGAATATACCACTGAATTTGCCACAGTTATCAACTTCTTCTAATTGTGGAACTTACGAAGATGATGTGATACCTTTAAGGGTGCATGACTGCTCCTTAGATCTCATAGTCATTTCTGATTCCAAAGGAATGGTCTGTGTCTGCCATCACTATTTATATCGTCCAGTAAAGCCACAACAGCATGTACTTAACTCATTGAGTGAATCTAATACAGTACATTTTGCATATTCGGTAACGCTTCTTCATCATAGTTGTGTAATCCATTGTGTGATACCAGGCATACCGTGGTCTCAGGCTAAACTCATACGTCCAACGTTTGCAATATATGAACATGATTATATTATTGTTCTTGTGCAAGGTTTATTTACCCATCTTCTTGAAATTGGAACGAATCATGAACCATGTTGCCATATACTGTGTGGTCCTCTAACTACTCTGCCATCTCATGCTTCTTATTTAGTGCCACTActtgaattagaaaataataataaaggaagcaaaaagaaatatgaCATAGCCGCTTTAGAAGGAAATACATCTCTTTCTAATGTCAATATACTAACAATAGACTTACCTACGCTGGATTTAGTACAATTAACAATCTCTCCCGATTTTCTTACTGAAGTATTTCGTAAAGAAACTTCGGTCGAAGTACGCTTGGGAATATTGCATTACTTTCTTTGTCATAAAAACGATTTAGATATTATTTCGGAATTAGTATGCACAATTGCAGAGAAACCTAGATCCTTGGAAATTGTACGATATATGCAAGAAATTCTTATCGGTGGTTCATATGCTTTAGtgcaaaaaaatttattagcaGATGCTATACCTCTACTGGCATTGCTACCTGTTACAACTATGGAAGAATACACAAGTTTTGAAATTAAAGTGAACGATTTAAATATAACATTGAGTCATGAGAAACTTTGGAATACATCAGTAATGTTGCTTTCGCCTCAGCAAAGATTAATTCCTTACCGTAGCGATTTGTGGACCAAATTATGGGATCAACTCAGTAAAAATAATGGAGACAAGGCAAGATTCAAACCAAGCAAAATTGCTGAAAAATTGTTAGTTTCTTTAGCATGTTATCAACCTGAGGCACTATCCAGATCCAGTACTCCAATGTCTCCAAGTGGAGG ATTAGTTGTAGCTACAGTATCACTTGGAGATTTAACAAGTGGTCGCAACAGTAAATTGCTAGATTCAGGTTTACCGTTTAATGAAATGGAAAGCTGTACTGCCTCAAAACAAGAACATATTGTATCCGTAAATTTGCGAGAATTATCCATGTACTTATTAAAACATGGTACACAGACATCAATAACACATATTCAAGGATCGTGTACTCCGTTACATGTCCATGCTATGGCAACTAGACATGTAGCAGCGCAATTAGAAACTTCACGAGTCCTCTGTCAAATGTTATGCCGAGCTGCCAGCGTGGACCCACGAATTGAACAAGAACGTGGTTTTATTCTC TGA
- the LOC114877339 gene encoding protein pigeon isoform X1 yields MLENLAAKLCLLLPEKAHSAEQWKLLGQEKDGSLLVGWTEETLEESVSTLYTVIGHYDRINDKLQVLHQFSEVLNIVQATINQSRTVFGYVIKQKVNLDKSIESEEEKDQSISTEIEMYEAYVAELKGEEVKIHNLDAKRSKQVRIQFLYKEKEHGKWDKFLLLIHQECILIYTILFDTSTSDFQPIQELKSESLVKEFIWAQWDMINQVLYHIHHRRIPVSLDSEDEDGKENKSVRTNPTLSGLQFHADLPHETVLNIPLNLPQLSTSSNCGTYEDDVIPLRVHDCSLDLIVISDSKGMVCVCHHYLYRPVKPQQHVLNSLSESNTVHFAYSVTLLHHSCVIHCVIPGIPWSQAKLIRPTFAIYEHDYIIVLVQGLFTHLLEIGTNHEPCCHILCGPLTTLPSHASYLVPLLELENNNKGSKKKYDIAALEGNTSLSNVNILTIDLPTLDLVQLTISPDFLTEVFRKETSVEVRLGILHYFLCHKNDLDIISELVCTIAEKPRSLEIVRYMQEILIGGSYALVQKNLLADAIPLLALLPVTTMEEYTSFEIKVNDLNITLSHEKLWNTSVMLLSPQQRLIPYRSDLWTKLWDQLSKNNGDKARFKPSKIAEKLLVSLACYQPEALSRSSTPMSPSGGLVVATVSLGDLTSGRNSKLLDSGLPFNEMESCTASKQEHIVSVNLRELSMYLLKHGTQTSITHIQGSCTPLHVHAMATRHVAAQLETSRVLCQMLCRAASVDPRIEQERGFILVDQLDEVRRWLLFVLLERYRRAIESIAFPAPQGFTSFFTYLGYRSLKYPMFLQYVQRSVFELQVDVSKIIMADIGDTKENVIRKLTLLSLLPRSRAKRLLNQWLHPVSFMLRAREHAANILSGEVCQNRGRTLQYKNHHNGLAAFPSADRLSPLDTFLDLLTAKASLTELDFGLLIEATVTSTEDFL; encoded by the exons TTGGATGGACAGAGGAAACTCTAGAGGAGAGTGTGAGCACATTGTATACTGTTATAGGCCATTATGACCGgattaatgataaattacaA GTGTTGCACCAATTCTCAGaagtattaaatattgtacaaGCAACAATAAATCAAAGTAGAACTGTTTTTGGGTATGTGATAAAACAAAAAGTTAATTTAGATAAAAGTATAGAAtctgaagaagaaaaggatcaAAGTATATCAACTGAGATCGAAATGTATGAAGCATATGTAGCAGAATTAAAAGGAGAGGAAGTAAAAATCCATAATTTAGATGCAAAAAGGTCTAAGCAAGTGAGAATTCAATTCttatataaagaaaaagaacatgGCAAATGGGACAAATTCTTGTTATTAATTCACCAAGAAT GTATTCTAATATATACCATATTGTTTgatacatctacatcagattttCAACCAATACAGGAATTAAAATCTGAATCACTGGTTAAAGAATTTATTTGGGCTCAATGGGATATGATAAATCAGGTTTTGTATCATATACATCATAGACGAATTCCAGTGAGTTTAGATTCAGAGGATGAGGAtgggaaagaaaataaatctgtGAGAACCAATCCAACGCTTAGCGGTCTTCAATTTCATGCCGATCTGCCACATGAAACAGTG CTGAATATACCACTGAATTTGCCACAGTTATCAACTTCTTCTAATTGTGGAACTTACGAAGATGATGTGATACCTTTAAGGGTGCATGACTGCTCCTTAGATCTCATAGTCATTTCTGATTCCAAAGGAATGGTCTGTGTCTGCCATCACTATTTATATCGTCCAGTAAAGCCACAACAGCATGTACTTAACTCATTGAGTGAATCTAATACAGTACATTTTGCATATTCGGTAACGCTTCTTCATCATAGTTGTGTAATCCATTGTGTGATACCAGGCATACCGTGGTCTCAGGCTAAACTCATACGTCCAACGTTTGCAATATATGAACATGATTATATTATTGTTCTTGTGCAAGGTTTATTTACCCATCTTCTTGAAATTGGAACGAATCATGAACCATGTTGCCATATACTGTGTGGTCCTCTAACTACTCTGCCATCTCATGCTTCTTATTTAGTGCCACTActtgaattagaaaataataataaaggaagcaaaaagaaatatgaCATAGCCGCTTTAGAAGGAAATACATCTCTTTCTAATGTCAATATACTAACAATAGACTTACCTACGCTGGATTTAGTACAATTAACAATCTCTCCCGATTTTCTTACTGAAGTATTTCGTAAAGAAACTTCGGTCGAAGTACGCTTGGGAATATTGCATTACTTTCTTTGTCATAAAAACGATTTAGATATTATTTCGGAATTAGTATGCACAATTGCAGAGAAACCTAGATCCTTGGAAATTGTACGATATATGCAAGAAATTCTTATCGGTGGTTCATATGCTTTAGtgcaaaaaaatttattagcaGATGCTATACCTCTACTGGCATTGCTACCTGTTACAACTATGGAAGAATACACAAGTTTTGAAATTAAAGTGAACGATTTAAATATAACATTGAGTCATGAGAAACTTTGGAATACATCAGTAATGTTGCTTTCGCCTCAGCAAAGATTAATTCCTTACCGTAGCGATTTGTGGACCAAATTATGGGATCAACTCAGTAAAAATAATGGAGACAAGGCAAGATTCAAACCAAGCAAAATTGCTGAAAAATTGTTAGTTTCTTTAGCATGTTATCAACCTGAGGCACTATCCAGATCCAGTACTCCAATGTCTCCAAGTGGAGG ATTAGTTGTAGCTACAGTATCACTTGGAGATTTAACAAGTGGTCGCAACAGTAAATTGCTAGATTCAGGTTTACCGTTTAATGAAATGGAAAGCTGTACTGCCTCAAAACAAGAACATATTGTATCCGTAAATTTGCGAGAATTATCCATGTACTTATTAAAACATGGTACACAGACATCAATAACACATATTCAAGGATCGTGTACTCCGTTACATGTCCATGCTATGGCAACTAGACATGTAGCAGCGCAATTAGAAACTTCACGAGTCCTCTGTCAAATGTTATGCCGAGCTGCCAGCGTGGACCCACGAATTGAACAAGAACGTGGTTTTATTCTCGT TGATCAATTGGATGAAGTACGACGGTGGTTATTGTTTGTATTATTAGAACGGTATAGACGTGCAATAGAAAGCATAGCATTTCCAGCACCGCAAGGATTTACATCATTCTTTACTTATCTTGGATACAGAAGTTTAAAATATCCAATGTTTTTGCAATATGTACAACGATCAGTATTTGAGTTACAAGTTGATGTCAGTAAAATTATTATGGCTG ATATCGGTGATACAAAAGAAAACGTTATTCGTAAACTAACTTTACTGTCTTTATTACCAAGATCGCGAGCTAAAAGGCTTCTGAATCAATGGTTGCATCCTGTAAGTTTTATGTTGAGAGCTCGTGAACACGCTGCTAATATTTTGTCTGGTGAAGTGTGTCAAAATCGCGGCAGGACATTGCAGTACAAAAATCATCACAatg GTTTAGCTGCATTTCCATCTGCAGATCGTTTATCCCCATTAGATACATTCCTTGATCTTCTTACAGCAAAAG CTAGTTTAACCGAGTTAGATTTTGGTCTACTTATAGAAGCTACAGTAACATCTACAGAAGACTTCTTgtaa
- the LOC114877339 gene encoding protein pigeon isoform X2: MLENLAAKLCLLLPEKAHSAEQWKLLGQEKDGSLLVGWTEETLEESVSTLYTVIGHYDRINDKLQVLHQFSEVLNIVQATINQSRTVFGYVIKQKVNLDKSIESEEEKDQSISTEIEMYEAYVAELKGEEVKIHNLDAKRSKQVRIQFLYKEKEHGKWDKFLLLIHQECILIYTILFDTSTSDFQPIQELKSESLVKEFIWAQWDMINQVLYHIHHRRIPVSLDSEDEDGKENKSVRTNPTLSGLQFHADLPHETVLNIPLNLPQLSTSSNCGTYEDDVIPLRVHDCSLDLIVISDSKGMVCVCHHYLYRPVKPQQHVLNSLSESNTVHFAYSVTLLHHSCVIHCVIPGIPWSQAKLIRPTFAIYEHDYIIVLVQGLFTHLLEIGTNHEPCCHILCGPLTTLPSHASYLVPLLELENNNKGSKKKYDIAALEGNTSLSNVNILTIDLPTLDLVQLTISPDFLTEVFRKETSVEVRLGILHYFLCHKNDLDIISELVCTIAEKPRSLEIVRYMQEILIGGSYALVQKNLLADAIPLLALLPVTTMEEYTSFEIKVNDLNITLSHEKLWNTSVMLLSPQQRLIPYRSDLWTKLWDQLSKNNGDKARFKPSKIAEKLLVSLACYQPEALSRSSTPMSPSGGLVVATVSLGDLTSGRNSKLLDSGLPFNEMESCTASKQEHIVSVNLRELSMYLLKHGTQTSITHIQGSCTPLHVHAMATRHVAAQLETSRVLCQMLCRAASVDPRIEQERGFILVDQLDEVRRWLLFVLLERYRRAIESIAFPAPQGFTSFFTYLGYRSLKYPMFLQYVQRSVFELQVDISVIQKKTLFVN; this comes from the exons TTGGATGGACAGAGGAAACTCTAGAGGAGAGTGTGAGCACATTGTATACTGTTATAGGCCATTATGACCGgattaatgataaattacaA GTGTTGCACCAATTCTCAGaagtattaaatattgtacaaGCAACAATAAATCAAAGTAGAACTGTTTTTGGGTATGTGATAAAACAAAAAGTTAATTTAGATAAAAGTATAGAAtctgaagaagaaaaggatcaAAGTATATCAACTGAGATCGAAATGTATGAAGCATATGTAGCAGAATTAAAAGGAGAGGAAGTAAAAATCCATAATTTAGATGCAAAAAGGTCTAAGCAAGTGAGAATTCAATTCttatataaagaaaaagaacatgGCAAATGGGACAAATTCTTGTTATTAATTCACCAAGAAT GTATTCTAATATATACCATATTGTTTgatacatctacatcagattttCAACCAATACAGGAATTAAAATCTGAATCACTGGTTAAAGAATTTATTTGGGCTCAATGGGATATGATAAATCAGGTTTTGTATCATATACATCATAGACGAATTCCAGTGAGTTTAGATTCAGAGGATGAGGAtgggaaagaaaataaatctgtGAGAACCAATCCAACGCTTAGCGGTCTTCAATTTCATGCCGATCTGCCACATGAAACAGTG CTGAATATACCACTGAATTTGCCACAGTTATCAACTTCTTCTAATTGTGGAACTTACGAAGATGATGTGATACCTTTAAGGGTGCATGACTGCTCCTTAGATCTCATAGTCATTTCTGATTCCAAAGGAATGGTCTGTGTCTGCCATCACTATTTATATCGTCCAGTAAAGCCACAACAGCATGTACTTAACTCATTGAGTGAATCTAATACAGTACATTTTGCATATTCGGTAACGCTTCTTCATCATAGTTGTGTAATCCATTGTGTGATACCAGGCATACCGTGGTCTCAGGCTAAACTCATACGTCCAACGTTTGCAATATATGAACATGATTATATTATTGTTCTTGTGCAAGGTTTATTTACCCATCTTCTTGAAATTGGAACGAATCATGAACCATGTTGCCATATACTGTGTGGTCCTCTAACTACTCTGCCATCTCATGCTTCTTATTTAGTGCCACTActtgaattagaaaataataataaaggaagcaaaaagaaatatgaCATAGCCGCTTTAGAAGGAAATACATCTCTTTCTAATGTCAATATACTAACAATAGACTTACCTACGCTGGATTTAGTACAATTAACAATCTCTCCCGATTTTCTTACTGAAGTATTTCGTAAAGAAACTTCGGTCGAAGTACGCTTGGGAATATTGCATTACTTTCTTTGTCATAAAAACGATTTAGATATTATTTCGGAATTAGTATGCACAATTGCAGAGAAACCTAGATCCTTGGAAATTGTACGATATATGCAAGAAATTCTTATCGGTGGTTCATATGCTTTAGtgcaaaaaaatttattagcaGATGCTATACCTCTACTGGCATTGCTACCTGTTACAACTATGGAAGAATACACAAGTTTTGAAATTAAAGTGAACGATTTAAATATAACATTGAGTCATGAGAAACTTTGGAATACATCAGTAATGTTGCTTTCGCCTCAGCAAAGATTAATTCCTTACCGTAGCGATTTGTGGACCAAATTATGGGATCAACTCAGTAAAAATAATGGAGACAAGGCAAGATTCAAACCAAGCAAAATTGCTGAAAAATTGTTAGTTTCTTTAGCATGTTATCAACCTGAGGCACTATCCAGATCCAGTACTCCAATGTCTCCAAGTGGAGG ATTAGTTGTAGCTACAGTATCACTTGGAGATTTAACAAGTGGTCGCAACAGTAAATTGCTAGATTCAGGTTTACCGTTTAATGAAATGGAAAGCTGTACTGCCTCAAAACAAGAACATATTGTATCCGTAAATTTGCGAGAATTATCCATGTACTTATTAAAACATGGTACACAGACATCAATAACACATATTCAAGGATCGTGTACTCCGTTACATGTCCATGCTATGGCAACTAGACATGTAGCAGCGCAATTAGAAACTTCACGAGTCCTCTGTCAAATGTTATGCCGAGCTGCCAGCGTGGACCCACGAATTGAACAAGAACGTGGTTTTATTCTCGT TGATCAATTGGATGAAGTACGACGGTGGTTATTGTTTGTATTATTAGAACGGTATAGACGTGCAATAGAAAGCATAGCATTTCCAGCACCGCAAGGATTTACATCATTCTTTACTTATCTTGGATACAGAAGTTTAAAATATCCAATGTTTTTGCAATATGTACAACGATCAGTATTTGAGTTACAAGTTGAT ATATCGGTGATACAAAAGAAAACGTTATTCGTAAACTAA